A window of Clostridium sp. 'White wine YQ' contains these coding sequences:
- a CDS encoding DNA glycosylase AlkZ-like family protein: MKIYEKQQICKYLVTYQHLSDDTELINKDKIVDYIKKVGCIQYDPLNVVGRNPDLVLQSRLGCYRKGDIEKYLYSDRSLFDVWDKNMSICSVSDWAYFERYRKEYLNWCNNHKDTIDKITEYLRINESACSSDFQFEEKVGWHYGPQRLAKAALECMCYAGLAVVHHKKGARRYYSLADKYIPEKYFFMKDPNDSIEDYYKWFVLRRINSIGILWIRPSDAWLGLKGFKSEERNNAFKALLNEGKISEIAVDGMKHKLYIATENLEVLQASIKCSNKSNVARMIAPLDNILWDRKLVKELFGFEYKWEVYTPAAERKYGYYVLPILCNDKFVGRIEMETDKKNKTLIVKNFWAEDDDIILEYRKAITLGIDRFKEYNLCDKVEIRCNI; encoded by the coding sequence TTGAAAATATATGAGAAACAACAAATTTGTAAGTATTTAGTGACATATCAACATTTAAGTGATGATACAGAGCTTATAAATAAAGATAAGATAGTAGATTACATTAAGAAGGTTGGATGTATTCAGTATGACCCTCTTAATGTGGTTGGGCGAAATCCAGATTTAGTGTTGCAATCTCGTTTAGGATGCTATAGAAAAGGTGATATTGAAAAATATTTATATTCAGATAGAAGTTTGTTTGATGTTTGGGATAAAAATATGTCCATTTGTTCTGTTAGTGATTGGGCATATTTTGAAAGATATCGTAAAGAATATTTAAACTGGTGTAATAACCATAAAGATACCATAGATAAAATAACAGAATATCTAAGAATAAATGAATCTGCATGCTCTTCAGATTTTCAATTTGAAGAAAAAGTAGGTTGGCATTATGGACCTCAGAGGCTTGCAAAAGCAGCATTAGAATGTATGTGTTATGCAGGGCTTGCTGTAGTTCACCATAAAAAAGGTGCAAGAAGATATTATTCTTTAGCAGATAAGTACATACCAGAGAAATATTTTTTTATGAAGGATCCAAATGATAGTATTGAAGATTATTATAAATGGTTTGTACTTCGTAGAATAAACAGCATCGGTATACTTTGGATTAGACCCAGTGATGCGTGGCTTGGATTAAAAGGGTTTAAAAGTGAGGAGCGTAATAATGCTTTTAAAGCTTTGCTTAATGAAGGAAAAATCTCTGAGATTGCAGTTGATGGAATGAAACATAAACTATATATTGCAACTGAAAACCTTGAAGTTTTACAAGCTTCAATAAAATGTTCTAATAAAAGTAATGTAGCTAGAATGATTGCACCACTAGATAACATACTTTGGGACAGAAAATTGGTTAAGGAGTTATTTGGCTTTGAATATAAGTGGGAAGTGTATACTCCAGCTGCAGAGCGAAAGTATGGCTATTATGTTCTACCGATTCTTTGTAATGATAAATTTGTAGGAAGAATTGAAATGGAGACAGATAAGAAGAACAAAACTTTGATTGTTAAAAATTTCTGGGCTGAAGATGACGACATTATTTTAGAATATAGAAAAGCTATAACATTAGGAATAGATAGATTTAAAGAATATAATCTTTGCGATAAAGTAGAAATACGATGTAATATTTAG
- a CDS encoding HAD family hydrolase, with the protein MKYPCLVLDHDDTVSKSTPEIHHPSFVEAMKLLRPDIEPLTLEEFVSCCFSPGFSHLCKDVLEFSEEEQQKQNEIWRRYTKSIVPEFYSGFPELIKRYKELGGIICVVSHSESEQIFRDYKVNCNISPDLIFGWGTDEDKRKPSPYPLLEIMRKFNLKEHEILVLDDLKPGLDMAKACNIEFAAAGWSHIIPEIKEYMKNESDYYFETVEEFSKFIFLKV; encoded by the coding sequence ATGAAATACCCTTGTTTAGTTTTAGATCATGATGATACAGTGTCGAAGAGTACACCAGAGATACACCATCCATCTTTTGTGGAGGCAATGAAATTATTAAGACCAGACATAGAACCATTGACACTTGAAGAATTTGTTTCTTGTTGTTTTAGTCCAGGTTTTTCACATTTATGCAAAGATGTTTTGGAATTTAGTGAAGAAGAGCAGCAAAAGCAGAATGAAATATGGAGAAGATATACTAAGTCTATAGTTCCGGAGTTCTATTCTGGATTTCCAGAATTAATAAAAAGATATAAGGAACTAGGAGGAATAATATGTGTAGTATCACATTCTGAGAGTGAGCAAATTTTTAGAGATTATAAGGTAAATTGCAATATATCTCCTGATTTAATATTTGGGTGGGGCACAGATGAAGATAAAAGGAAGCCAAGCCCTTATCCACTTTTGGAGATCATGAGAAAATTTAATTTAAAAGAACATGAGATTTTAGTATTAGATGATTTAAAGCCAGGACTAGATATGGCGAAAGCTTGCAATATTGAGTTCGCAGCTGCAGGTTGGTCGCATATTATTCCAGAAATAAAAGAGTATATGAAAAATGAGTCAGATTATTATTTTGAAACTGTTGAAGAATTTAGTAAGTTTATATTTCTGAAAGTATGA
- a CDS encoding multinuclear nonheme iron-dependent oxidase has product MKIGCNWSRALKVLLENDAVNVDYIKSGAFGNFNKEFSNMRSLRPILVHGLGYFENAGTPSLDMIDFKVANEIINKCGSPHYGFHLAIRNEDMFEGMSEADIYSRMGKNIQLFKKNLSVPLLVENSPDTPSDRKDYDLYPFNEPDEINKLLIDNDVFFLLDITHAKLTAKFRGFDIYDYLNKLALDRVKEIHINGSGYDKDGFPMDTHEAMGEEDYELLKWVLRKSKPDIVTLEFNEVEDENYDEAIIATEIQLNRINEICLDKFI; this is encoded by the coding sequence ATGAAGATTGGTTGTAACTGGTCAAGAGCATTAAAAGTGCTTCTTGAAAATGATGCAGTAAATGTTGATTATATTAAATCAGGTGCCTTTGGTAATTTTAATAAAGAGTTTTCTAATATGCGATCTTTGCGTCCGATTTTAGTTCATGGTTTAGGGTATTTTGAGAATGCAGGGACTCCAAGTTTAGATATGATAGACTTTAAGGTCGCAAATGAAATTATAAATAAATGTGGTTCACCTCATTATGGATTTCATTTAGCTATTAGAAATGAAGATATGTTTGAGGGTATGAGTGAAGCTGATATTTATAGTAGAATGGGTAAAAACATACAATTATTCAAAAAAAATTTATCAGTACCTCTATTAGTTGAAAATTCTCCCGACACACCAAGTGACCGTAAGGATTATGATCTTTATCCATTTAATGAACCAGATGAAATTAATAAACTTCTTATAGATAATGATGTGTTTTTTTTACTTGATATAACTCATGCAAAATTAACTGCGAAGTTTAGAGGGTTTGACATTTATGATTATCTAAATAAATTAGCACTTGATAGAGTAAAAGAAATTCATATAAATGGTTCAGGTTATGACAAAGACGGGTTTCCTATGGATACACATGAGGCCATGGGAGAAGAAGATTATGAACTATTAAAATGGGTACTAAGAAAATCAAAACCAGATATAGTTACTCTAGAATTTAACGAAGTAGAGGATGAAAACTATGATGAAGCCATTATCGCTACGGAGATACAGTTAAATAGGATAAATGAAATATGTTTAGATAAGTTTATATAA
- a CDS encoding peptide deformylase — MIREILLLGNEKLYEVSSVIEEKELDSIKEVVSDLHDTLMDFRKMYGVGRAIAAPQIGVFKRLIYMYIDKPIVFINPVLSFPDDELMEVMDDCMSFPQLLVKVKRHRRCIIEFKDINFNDMRLELEGDLSELLQHEYDHLDGILATMRAIDNKSFYLK; from the coding sequence ATGATTAGAGAGATATTATTGTTAGGAAATGAAAAATTATATGAAGTAAGTTCAGTTATAGAAGAAAAAGAATTAGATAGTATTAAGGAAGTTGTAAGCGACCTACATGATACGCTTATGGACTTTAGAAAGATGTATGGGGTGGGAAGAGCAATTGCAGCTCCTCAAATAGGTGTTTTTAAGAGATTGATTTATATGTATATAGATAAGCCAATAGTTTTTATAAATCCAGTTCTAAGTTTCCCTGATGATGAATTAATGGAAGTCATGGATGACTGCATGTCTTTTCCACAGTTATTAGTAAAAGTTAAACGACATAGAAGATGCATTATCGAATTTAAGGATATTAATTTTAATGATATGAGATTAGAACTGGAAGGGGATTTATCTGAATTATTACAGCATGAGTATGATCATTTAGATGGGATTCTTGCAACTATGAGAGCGATAGATAATAAATCTTTTTATTTAAAGTGA
- a CDS encoding lysozyme inhibitor LprI family protein, with product MKYKKIVIIVSIILSLNTLVACSNNTQKAQNTQDSISKNEPTDSTNLQPADKTTDEAKTTKIEGRKEEFLGRLDCIQKQLNDLPEKKQYDQGDSSVGGIYCATSYYMYDEALNEIYDLLKGQLPSDEMRNLEKEEVKWITNKENKEKDLDKQSASTITRYSALGELTKSRCYELVNYYMTDSKIRINASKQDYISKLDNIENEILSSQEYKNAATGVTHDMLVLTDKKYNQWNNELNEIYNILKQQLPSNEMTKLNKEEVLWIAQKENRAKKSKEEQGNGSQMGNVSYQASLADWTQRRCYELVYRYMK from the coding sequence ATGAAATATAAAAAGATTGTAATTATTGTATCAATAATACTGTCACTTAATACATTAGTGGCATGTTCGAATAACACCCAAAAGGCACAAAACACCCAAGATTCAATAAGCAAAAATGAACCAACAGATTCTACAAATTTGCAACCAGCAGATAAAACTACTGATGAAGCTAAAACAACCAAAATTGAGGGAAGGAAAGAAGAATTTTTAGGTAGATTGGATTGTATACAAAAGCAGCTAAATGATTTGCCAGAAAAGAAACAATATGATCAAGGAGACTCGTCAGTTGGTGGTATATACTGTGCTACAAGTTATTATATGTATGACGAAGCACTGAATGAGATTTATGACTTATTAAAAGGACAATTACCCTCTGATGAAATGAGGAACCTAGAGAAAGAAGAAGTTAAATGGATAACTAATAAAGAAAATAAAGAAAAGGATCTAGATAAACAGTCCGCTAGCACTATAACACGCTACTCTGCTTTGGGTGAATTAACAAAAAGTAGGTGTTATGAACTGGTGAACTACTACATGACAGACTCAAAAATAAGGATAAACGCTAGTAAGCAAGACTACATAAGTAAGCTAGACAATATAGAAAATGAAATACTTTCATCTCAAGAATATAAAAATGCAGCCACCGGTGTAACTCATGATATGTTAGTCTTAACAGACAAAAAATATAACCAATGGAATAATGAGCTAAATGAAATTTATAATATATTAAAACAGCAATTACCTTCTAATGAAATGACAAAATTAAATAAAGAAGAGGTATTATGGATAGCTCAAAAAGAAAATAGAGCTAAAAAATCTAAAGAAGAGCAAGGTAATGGCAGTCAGATGGGAAACGTAAGCTACCAAGCGTCTTTAGCAGATTGGACTCAAAGAAGATGTTATGAATTGGTATATAGATACATGAAATAG
- a CDS encoding DUF4179 domain-containing protein, whose translation MDNLDKLIKDNKSNDKISEKVDNRVEATLDMIMKEDIEEELQVEHNKKKRFNFRKLSIVAGLALAISVSLGAKYNVYAKVLDLLKSFEEKGEAPEKIDLYSKILDKNVKDNGYTVSIENIVSDAHTIRIFYNINSDKTEDQKPGIWGNEMKIDDKDLVNYGGISSEEYLVQDDNKNWSGNMLVMRVGKELPKSFNFKWNIYNISNNEGKWNFDININSEELAKDTKTIDVNKGDKLDKGDFNIKNITLSPIELDITSKEDINDRENPNSYINYIVLDENNKLLSLSSNYGVNRWSNGDNSSEVYYGYKLNGKIPSKIKIIPYKILNDSYNTVSGKNYAIGIKDVSLYKGEKGSLVIESIKDKEDYVEVTVNIKGYLRGDLLDRLLLVKNESSNSKASNMNPESRKLINQNINSEEYVLKFNKYFGKDKNYHISFNVGNDDEYLDNIYKIYEDKAIEVDLNK comes from the coding sequence ATGGATAATTTAGATAAACTTATAAAAGATAATAAGTCAAATGATAAAATAAGTGAAAAAGTAGATAACAGAGTAGAAGCAACTTTAGACATGATAATGAAAGAAGATATAGAGGAAGAATTACAAGTTGAGCATAATAAGAAAAAGAGATTTAACTTTAGAAAGCTTTCTATAGTAGCTGGGCTTGCCCTAGCGATATCAGTTTCGCTAGGAGCAAAATATAACGTTTATGCGAAAGTATTAGATTTACTAAAATCTTTTGAGGAAAAGGGAGAAGCCCCTGAAAAGATTGATCTCTATTCAAAAATTTTAGACAAAAATGTAAAAGATAATGGATACACTGTTAGCATTGAAAACATAGTATCTGATGCACACACCATTAGAATATTTTATAACATAAATTCAGATAAAACAGAAGATCAAAAACCAGGTATTTGGGGAAATGAAATGAAAATAGATGATAAGGACCTTGTTAATTACGGGGGGATATCCTCAGAAGAATATTTGGTTCAAGATGATAATAAGAACTGGTCTGGAAACATGTTAGTTATGAGAGTTGGAAAAGAGCTTCCAAAGTCCTTCAATTTTAAGTGGAATATCTATAATATATCTAATAATGAAGGAAAGTGGAATTTCGATATTAATATTAATAGTGAAGAATTAGCAAAAGATACAAAGACTATAGATGTTAATAAAGGAGATAAATTAGATAAAGGAGATTTTAATATAAAAAATATTACGTTGTCTCCAATTGAGCTAGACATTACATCCAAAGAAGACATTAATGATAGGGAAAATCCAAATTCTTATATAAATTATATTGTCCTTGATGAAAATAATAAACTATTATCACTATCAAGTAATTATGGCGTGAATAGGTGGAGTAATGGAGATAATTCTTCTGAAGTTTATTATGGATATAAATTAAATGGCAAGATACCTAGTAAAATAAAAATTATTCCATATAAGATATTAAATGATTCTTATAATACTGTGAGTGGGAAAAATTATGCTATTGGAATTAAAGATGTTTCACTATATAAAGGAGAGAAAGGGTCATTAGTTATTGAATCAATAAAGGATAAGGAAGATTATGTAGAGGTTACAGTAAATATAAAGGGATATTTAAGAGGTGACTTATTAGACAGACTACTTTTGGTAAAAAACGAAAGTAGCAATTCTAAAGCTAGTAATATGAATCCTGAAAGTAGGAAGCTAATTAACCAAAACATAAATAGTGAGGAATATGTATTAAAGTTTAATAAGTATTTCGGAAAAGATAAGAACTATCATATATCCTTTAATGTAGGAAATGATGATGAGTATTTAGATAATATATATAAAATTTACGAAGATAAAGCAATAGAAGTTGACTTAAATAAATAG
- a CDS encoding RNA polymerase sigma factor: MKLSLIGKTEEIDSIFHKVNNAIAGDKESFCDLVRFYKKDMNSVAMCILKDEEDVADAMSEAILKAYKNMNTLKNQMVFKSWLLKILVNECNSILRKSSKIIVVDKNDFELIEFNDKYENLDIKAALDNLSHKHKVIIELYYYQDMTVEDISNVLEISIGTVKSRLSRARQNLYHMLKEV, encoded by the coding sequence ATGAAGTTAAGTTTAATAGGAAAGACGGAAGAAATTGATTCTATATTTCATAAAGTAAATAATGCTATAGCTGGAGATAAAGAGAGCTTTTGTGATCTTGTTAGATTTTATAAAAAGGATATGAACTCAGTAGCCATGTGTATTCTAAAAGATGAAGAGGATGTGGCTGATGCTATGTCTGAAGCTATACTTAAAGCTTATAAGAATATGAATACACTTAAAAATCAAATGGTTTTTAAAAGTTGGTTACTTAAAATTTTAGTGAATGAGTGTAATTCTATATTAAGAAAGAGTTCAAAGATTATCGTTGTAGATAAAAATGATTTTGAACTGATAGAATTTAATGATAAATATGAAAATCTAGATATTAAAGCTGCATTAGATAATTTATCACATAAACATAAGGTAATTATTGAACTTTATTATTATCAAGATATGACAGTAGAAGATATCTCAAATGTCTTAGAAATATCAATTGGTACTGTTAAATCAAGATTATCAAGAGCTAGGCAAAATCTTTATCACATGCTCAAGGAGGTTTAA
- the dcd gene encoding dCTP deaminase translates to MILSGREIKAKLGKEIKIEPFNEKQLNPNSYNLKLHNELLVYEEVSLDMKKENKCKSLIIPKKGLLLEPNKLYLGRTKEYTETDKYVPMLEGRSSVGRLGLFVHVTAGFGDVGFKGYWTLEIHCIQPIRIYPDVDICQIYYHAIEGEYDHYSSGKYQDNEGIQPSLLYKDFEK, encoded by the coding sequence ATGATATTATCAGGAAGAGAAATAAAGGCCAAGCTAGGCAAAGAAATAAAAATAGAACCTTTCAATGAAAAACAACTAAATCCTAATAGCTATAATCTAAAGCTACATAATGAACTTCTGGTTTATGAAGAAGTATCATTAGATATGAAGAAAGAGAACAAATGTAAAAGTCTAATAATTCCTAAGAAAGGATTATTATTAGAACCAAATAAGCTTTATTTAGGAAGAACTAAAGAATACACAGAGACTGATAAATATGTGCCAATGCTTGAAGGAAGATCTTCTGTAGGTAGATTGGGACTTTTTGTGCACGTTACAGCAGGCTTTGGAGATGTTGGATTTAAGGGGTATTGGACACTTGAAATTCATTGTATTCAACCAATAAGAATATACCCAGATGTGGATATATGCCAAATATATTATCATGCGATAGAAGGGGAATATGATCATTATTCAAGTGGTAAATATCAAGACAATGAAGGAATACAACCAAGCTTGTTATATAAGGATTTTGAGAAATAA
- a CDS encoding GNAT family N-acetyltransferase codes for MRDLNTTDHIIEKGTENDIEELARLYDDLNDYLESGINYPGWIKGVYPIRETAVDGIKEGTLFVLRINNEIAGSVILSHEPEEAYSDVTWGIEADYKDIIVIHTFVVHPKYMKNGVGEKLMDFAKSYSIEEKMKSIRLDVSIHNKPAISLYEKCGYKYVGTVDLGLNIPDLIWFKLYEIIL; via the coding sequence ATGAGGGATTTAAATACAACGGATCATATTATAGAAAAAGGCACTGAAAATGATATAGAAGAGTTAGCGCGTCTCTATGATGATTTAAATGATTATTTAGAAAGTGGGATAAATTATCCTGGATGGATTAAAGGAGTATATCCAATAAGAGAAACTGCTGTTGATGGAATTAAAGAAGGAACCCTATTTGTACTTAGAATAAATAATGAGATTGCAGGCTCAGTAATACTTAGTCATGAACCAGAAGAGGCATATTCAGATGTAACATGGGGAATCGAAGCTGATTATAAAGATATTATAGTTATACATACATTTGTGGTTCATCCAAAGTATATGAAAAATGGTGTAGGTGAGAAACTTATGGATTTTGCTAAAAGTTATAGCATAGAAGAGAAAATGAAATCTATTAGATTGGATGTTTCAATTCACAATAAACCAGCCATTTCTTTATATGAAAAGTGCGGTTATAAATATGTTGGAACCGTAGATTTAGGGTTAAATATACCAGATTTGATTTGGTTTAAATTATATGAGATAATTTTATAA
- a CDS encoding DNA topoisomerase yields MGKALFVMEKPSVAMDYYNILKIEGRRQDGYIEGEKAIFTWCVGHMVTMSYPEKYDDKLKFWNLEQLPFLPKEYLYEVIPSVSKQFEIVKGLLNREDVDKVYVCTDSGREGEYIYRLVDHMAGNPNKEKFRVWIDSQTEEEIKRGIKEAKPLEYYDSLGSSAYLRAKEDYLLGINFSRLLTLIYARNLGTVLKEDRVVIAVGRVMTCVLAMVVDKEREIREFVKTPFFKVNSNFLLNEAELNLEWKVYEGSTYFNSPLLYNETGFKDRKTAEELINRLKSFEEGEIVEVKKTKETKNPPLLFNLAELQNECTKKFKISPDETLGIAQKLYEKKMLTYPRTDARVLSKAVAKDIGKNLSALYKNHPEPWCKEYLKKISENKWSQNLVKSKYVDDSKITDHYAIIPTGEYNASGLTSLEQEVYELVIRRFLSIFFPPAKYNKTNLTVEVDRERFNFTKKILVEKGYLEILGKESQEEQELDITQLKKGRKLPIKDLNIKEGETTPPKRYTTGSIIIAMENAGKLIEDDELREQIKGSGIGTSATRAEIIKKLIRIEYLTSNNKTQILTPTKKGEMIYEVIKASIPSLLNPTLTASWEKGLGMVYSKEIAADEFMEKLEKYTENNISKVIQYRNNILYKINTNLLRVKKSYENN; encoded by the coding sequence ATGGGAAAAGCTCTTTTTGTCATGGAAAAGCCTTCTGTGGCTATGGATTATTACAACATTTTGAAAATTGAAGGAAGAAGGCAGGATGGCTATATAGAAGGAGAAAAGGCTATTTTTACATGGTGCGTAGGACATATGGTTACCATGAGTTATCCAGAAAAATATGATGATAAATTAAAGTTTTGGAACCTAGAACAGTTACCTTTTCTACCTAAAGAGTACTTGTACGAAGTAATTCCATCAGTTTCAAAGCAATTTGAAATAGTTAAAGGACTATTAAATAGAGAAGATGTTGATAAAGTATACGTTTGTACTGACTCCGGACGTGAAGGAGAATACATATATAGATTAGTAGATCATATGGCAGGGAATCCTAATAAAGAAAAGTTTAGAGTATGGATAGATTCTCAAACTGAAGAAGAAATAAAAAGAGGAATAAAAGAGGCTAAGCCTTTAGAATATTATGATTCATTAGGTTCATCAGCTTACCTTAGAGCAAAGGAAGATTATTTACTTGGAATAAATTTTTCGAGATTACTAACACTTATTTATGCAAGAAACTTAGGAACAGTATTAAAAGAGGATAGGGTTGTAATTGCAGTTGGCAGAGTTATGACTTGCGTACTTGCGATGGTAGTAGATAAGGAAAGAGAAATAAGAGAATTTGTTAAAACTCCGTTTTTTAAAGTAAATAGTAATTTTCTATTAAACGAAGCAGAGTTGAATTTAGAATGGAAGGTTTATGAAGGCTCTACATATTTTAACTCACCACTTCTATATAATGAAACTGGATTCAAGGATAGAAAAACTGCTGAAGAGCTTATTAATAGATTAAAGTCTTTTGAAGAGGGAGAAATAGTGGAAGTTAAGAAAACAAAGGAAACTAAAAATCCTCCTTTACTGTTTAATCTCGCTGAACTTCAAAATGAATGCACAAAGAAATTTAAAATAAGCCCAGACGAAACTTTGGGAATCGCTCAAAAATTATATGAAAAGAAGATGCTAACTTATCCAAGAACAGATGCAAGAGTATTATCAAAAGCTGTAGCTAAGGATATAGGTAAAAACCTGTCAGCTTTATATAAAAATCATCCAGAACCTTGGTGTAAAGAGTATCTTAAAAAAATATCAGAGAATAAATGGTCACAAAATCTAGTAAAAAGTAAATATGTAGATGATTCAAAAATTACAGATCACTATGCTATTATTCCAACTGGAGAGTATAATGCTTCTGGATTAACTTCCTTAGAACAAGAGGTTTATGAGCTAGTTATAAGAAGATTTTTAAGTATTTTCTTTCCGCCAGCAAAATATAATAAAACTAATTTAACTGTTGAAGTGGACAGAGAAAGATTCAATTTTACTAAGAAGATATTAGTTGAAAAAGGATATCTGGAGATCTTAGGAAAAGAATCTCAAGAGGAGCAAGAACTAGATATAACTCAATTGAAAAAGGGAAGGAAGCTTCCAATTAAAGATTTAAATATAAAAGAAGGAGAAACAACACCTCCTAAAAGATATACAACAGGTTCAATTATTATAGCTATGGAGAATGCGGGAAAGCTTATAGAAGATGATGAGCTAAGAGAGCAGATAAAAGGAAGTGGAATAGGAACGTCTGCAACTAGAGCAGAGATAATTAAAAAATTAATTAGGATAGAATATTTGACTTCTAATAATAAAACTCAAATTCTAACTCCAACTAAAAAAGGAGAAATGATATATGAGGTTATAAAAGCTTCTATTCCATCATTATTAAATCCAACATTAACAGCTTCATGGGAAAAAGGACTAGGTATGGTCTACTCAAAAGAGATAGCAGCTGATGAATTTATGGAAAAGCTTGAGAAGTATACTGAAAATAATATTTCAAAAGTAATACAATATAGAAACAATATTTTATATAAAATAAATACAAATCTTTTGAGAGTAAAAAAGAGCTATGAAAATAATTAG
- a CDS encoding TspO/MBR family protein, whose protein sequence is MKNPFKVKGNFKISTFLIQVFMPLIGGALVGYLNRNTMGQYIELTKPFFAPPGMVFPIVWAILYLLMGVSAYRIYMLGMSGEDVSSAMFFYYIQLIFNYLWVFIFFSFRLYGLAFIELAILFILVLITFIKFFRKDKLAGILLIPYLVWLIFAGVLNFYIWLLNEA, encoded by the coding sequence ATGAAAAATCCTTTTAAGGTTAAGGGGAATTTTAAGATAAGTACATTTTTAATTCAAGTTTTTATGCCCCTAATTGGAGGTGCACTGGTCGGGTACTTAAATAGAAACACAATGGGACAATATATAGAATTAACAAAACCATTTTTTGCTCCACCAGGAATGGTTTTTCCAATAGTATGGGCTATATTATACTTATTAATGGGAGTTTCAGCCTACAGAATTTATATGTTAGGCATGAGTGGAGAAGATGTATCATCAGCAATGTTCTTTTACTATATTCAACTAATATTTAATTACTTATGGGTGTTTATATTTTTTAGTTTTAGATTATATGGACTAGCATTTATTGAATTAGCTATTTTATTTATTTTAGTTTTAATAACATTTATTAAGTTTTTTAGAAAGGATAAGCTTGCTGGAATTCTTTTAATCCCATATTTAGTATGGCTGATTTTTGCAGGGGTTTTAAACTTCTATATTTGGTTATTAAATGAAGCCTAG
- a CDS encoding response regulator transcription factor, with amino-acid sequence MNILLAEDDKDIRDLISLHLSTEDFEVFFAEDGKKAIEVFENNSIDLAILDVMMPYFDGFEVLKYIRQDSEIPVIFLTARGDDTDKILGLGLGADDYMVKPFSPVELKARIHAQLRRYYKYSPGKKQNIIKLGYLTLDKESCQIFKHDTLLELNAKEFKILELLIENPGKVYTKKKIYELVWDDTYYGDDNTIMVHMSHIREKIEEDSKKPTYLKTIRGIGYKMERVE; translated from the coding sequence ATGAATATATTATTAGCTGAAGATGATAAAGACATTAGAGATTTGATAAGTTTACATCTCTCAACAGAAGATTTTGAAGTTTTCTTTGCTGAGGATGGCAAAAAAGCCATTGAAGTTTTTGAAAATAATTCTATAGATTTAGCTATTCTGGACGTTATGATGCCCTACTTTGATGGCTTCGAGGTTCTTAAATACATAAGACAAGATAGTGAAATTCCAGTAATTTTCTTAACTGCTCGAGGTGATGATACTGATAAAATACTAGGACTTGGACTCGGTGCAGATGACTATATGGTCAAGCCGTTTAGTCCTGTTGAACTTAAAGCAAGAATACATGCTCAATTAAGAAGATATTATAAATATTCTCCAGGTAAAAAACAAAATATTATAAAACTTGGATACTTAACACTTGATAAAGAAAGCTGTCAGATATTTAAGCATGACACCCTTTTAGAGTTAAATGCTAAAGAATTTAAAATTCTTGAGCTTCTTATCGAGAATCCTGGGAAAGTATATACTAAAAAGAAAATATATGAACTAGTTTGGGACGACACCTATTATGGCGATGATAATACAATAATGGTTCATATGAGCCATATTCGTGAAAAGATTGAAGAAGATTCAAAAAAACCAACTTATCTTAAAACTATTAGAGGAATAGGATATAAAATGGAAAGGGTTGAGTAA